In Solanum pennellii chromosome 3, SPENNV200, a single window of DNA contains:
- the LOC107014464 gene encoding proteinase inhibitor type-2-like isoform X3 — MALHKDVSFLASLLVLGLMFLHVSAEIDQDRDIINPKPCTRECGNFSYAICPRSEGSPRTPICTTCCAGYKGCKYYNANGTFICEGQSDPRKPNEHCPKECDRKIAYSKCPRSEGPTKIIPTKCTTCCTGYKGCYYYGKDNKFVCEGQSNEPKVCTQQCDPKVAYMTCPPESTKLTRVCVNCCTAKPGCKLYGHDGSLICIGGVKPH; from the exons ATGGCTCTTCACAAAGATGTTAGTTTCCTTGCTTCCTTGCTTGTTCTTG GATTAATGTTTCTCCATGTAAGCGCGGAGATAGACCAAGATCGCGATATCATAAATCCCAAGCCTTGTACCAGAGAATGTGGTAATTTTAGCTATGCGATATGTCCACGTTCTGAAGGAAGTCCAAGAACCCCCATATGTACCACATGTTGTGCAGGCTACAAGGGTTGCAAATATTACAACGCTAATGGAACTTTCATTTGTGAAGGACAATCTGACCCAAGAAAGCCAAACGAACATTGTCCCAAGGAATGTGATCGTAAAATTGCTTATTCAAAATGTCCCCGTTCAGAAGGACCTACTAAAATTATACCCACTAAATGCACCACATGTTGCACGGGATACAAGGGTTGCTACTATTACGGTAAAGACAACAAGTTTGTGTGTGAAGGACAGAGTAATGAACCCAAGGTTTGTACTCAACAATGTGATCCTAAAGTTGCCTACATGACTTGTCCACCTGAATCGACAAAACTTACTCGAGTTTGTGTCAATTGTTGTACTGCAAAACCAGGATGCAAACTCTATGGTCATGATGGATCTTTAATTTGTATCGGAGGTGTTAAACCTCATTAA
- the LOC107014464 gene encoding proteinase inhibitor type-2-like isoform X1, with translation MALHKDVSFLASLLVLGLMFLHVSAEIDQDRDIMNPKPAACTRECGNFSYAICPRSEGSPRTPICTTCCAGYKGCKYYNANGTFICEGQSDPRKPNEHCPKECDLKIAYSKCPRSEGPTKIIPTKCTSCCTGYKGCYYYGKNNKFVCEGQSNEPKVCTQQCDPKVAYMTCLPESTKLTRVCVNCCTAKPGCKLYGHDGSLICIGGVKPH, from the exons ATGGCTCTTCACAAAGATGTTAGTTTCCTTGCTTCCTTGCTTGTTCTTG GATTAATGTTTCTCCATGTAAGCGCGGAGATAGACCAAGATCGCGATATCATGAATCCCAAGCCAGCAGCTTGTACCAGAGAATGTGGTAATTTTAGCTATGCGATATGTCCACGTTCAGAAGGAAGTCCAAGAACCCCCATATGTACCACATGTTGTGCAGGCTACAAGGGTTGCAAATATTACAACGCTAATGGAACTTTCATTTGTGAAGGACAATCTGACCCAAGAAAGCCAAACGAACATTGTCCCAAAGAATGTGATCTTAAAATTGCTTATTCAAAATGTCCCCGTTCAGAAGGACCAACTAAAATTATACCCACTAAATGCACCAGTTGTTGTACGGGGTATAAGGGTTGCTACTATTACGGTAAAAATAACAAGTTTGTGTGTGAAGGACAGAGTAATGAACCCAAGGTTTGTACTCAACAATGTGATCCTAAAGTTGCCTACATGACTTGTCTACCTGAATCAACAAAACTTACTCGAGTTTGTGTCAATTGTTGTACTGCAAAACCAGGGTGCAAACTCTATGGTCACGATGGATCTTTAATTTGTATTGGAGGTGTTAAACCTCATTAA
- the LOC107014464 gene encoding proteinase inhibitor type-2-like isoform X2 has product MAVHKDNVSFFASLLVLGLMFLHVSAEIDQDRDIINPKPCTRECGNFSYAICPRSEGSPRTPICTTCCAGYKGCKYYNANGTFICEGQSDPRKPNEHCPKECDRKIAYSKCPRSEGPTKIIPTKCTTCCTGYKGCYYYGKDNKFVCEGQSNEPKVCTQQCDPKVAYMTCPPESTKLTRVCVNCCTAKPGCKLYGHDGSLICIGGVKPH; this is encoded by the exons ATGGCTGTTCACAAAGATAATGTTAGTTTCTTTGCTTCCTTGCTTGTTCTTG GATTAATGTTTCTCCATGTAAGCGCGGAGATAGACCAAGATCGCGATATCATAAATCCCAAGCCTTGTACCAGAGAATGTGGTAATTTTAGCTATGCGATATGTCCACGTTCTGAAGGAAGTCCAAGAACCCCCATATGTACCACATGTTGTGCAGGCTACAAGGGTTGCAAATATTACAACGCTAATGGAACTTTCATTTGTGAAGGACAATCTGACCCAAGAAAGCCAAACGAACATTGTCCCAAGGAATGTGATCGTAAAATTGCTTATTCAAAATGTCCCCGTTCAGAAGGACCTACTAAAATTATACCCACTAAATGCACCACATGTTGCACGGGATACAAGGGTTGCTACTATTACGGTAAAGACAACAAGTTTGTGTGTGAAGGACAGAGTAATGAACCCAAGGTTTGTACTCAACAATGTGATCCTAAAGTTGCCTACATGACTTGTCCACCTGAATCGACAAAACTTACTCGAGTTTGTGTCAATTGTTGTACTGCAAAACCAGGATGCAAACTCTATGGTCATGATGGATCTTTAATTTGTATCGGAGGTGTTAAACCTCATTAA